Proteins encoded within one genomic window of Dermatophilus congolensis:
- a CDS encoding FABP family protein translates to MVFELDVTLNPEVAPLAWLVGSWRGLGVVGYPGMESCNMVQEVEITHDGRPFLTMNSRSWELDEEGKQVRPLATETGYWRVVGDGEIELLLAHPTGIVEMFVGKKEKERPVIEMATDGVMRSPAAREYNSAKRMYGLVDSKLMWVLEMAADGHPMTSHMSAQLERVA, encoded by the coding sequence ATGGTTTTTGAGCTAGATGTGACTTTGAACCCTGAGGTTGCCCCGTTGGCGTGGTTGGTTGGCTCTTGGCGTGGTTTGGGAGTGGTGGGTTATCCCGGTATGGAGTCGTGCAACATGGTGCAGGAGGTGGAGATTACTCATGATGGGCGTCCGTTCCTGACGATGAATTCTCGTTCGTGGGAGTTGGACGAGGAGGGCAAGCAAGTTCGTCCTCTGGCCACGGAGACGGGGTATTGGCGTGTGGTGGGTGATGGTGAGATTGAGCTGTTGTTGGCGCATCCGACGGGCATTGTGGAGATGTTTGTCGGGAAGAAGGAGAAGGAGCGTCCTGTCATCGAGATGGCTACCGATGGTGTGATGCGTTCTCCTGCTGCGCGGGAGTACAACTCGGCTAAGCGCATGTATGGGTTGGTGGATTCGAAGTTGATGTGGGTGTTGGAGATGGCTGCTGATGGTCATCCGATGACGTCGCACATGTCTGCGCAGCTTGAGCGGGTTGCGTGA
- a CDS encoding winged helix-turn-helix domain-containing protein, with protein sequence MARLLLMTSMPSRHLDVLPALGLLPHDVAHMPIDTHTPTPSTGFDILLIDARHDLARAKAHCRHISIALPDIPILAIVTEGGLITINADWGIDDILLTNAGPAEIDARIRLATSRRPPAPTADNDRITSGQLTIDESAYTARLAGDLLDLTYKEFELLKHLANHPGRAFTRAQLLQEVWGYDYFGGTRTVDVHIRRLRAKLGHEHEELIATVRNVGYRFNPPGDPHP encoded by the coding sequence ATGGCCCGGCTCCTCCTGATGACGTCAATGCCCTCACGGCACCTCGACGTCCTACCCGCCCTCGGCCTCCTCCCCCACGACGTCGCCCACATGCCCATCGACACCCACACCCCCACTCCCAGCACCGGATTCGACATCCTGCTCATCGACGCACGCCACGACCTTGCCCGTGCCAAAGCCCACTGCCGACACATCTCCATAGCCCTACCCGACATCCCCATCCTCGCCATCGTCACCGAAGGCGGACTCATCACCATCAACGCCGACTGGGGCATCGACGACATCCTCCTCACCAACGCCGGACCAGCCGAAATAGATGCCCGCATCCGCCTAGCCACCAGCCGCCGCCCACCCGCCCCCACCGCAGACAACGACCGCATCACCTCCGGCCAACTCACCATCGACGAATCCGCCTACACCGCCCGACTGGCCGGAGACCTACTCGACCTCACCTACAAAGAATTCGAACTCCTCAAACACCTCGCCAACCACCCCGGACGCGCCTTCACCCGAGCCCAACTCCTCCAAGAAGTCTGGGGATACGACTACTTCGGCGGCACCCGCACCGTCGACGTACACATCCGACGCCTACGCGCAAAACTCGGCCACGAACACGAAGAACTCATCGCCACCGTCCGCAACGTCGGCTACCGATTCAACCCACCCGGAGACCCCCACCCCTAA
- a CDS encoding MoaD/ThiS family protein → MAGVVTVRYWAAAAAAAGCDSEVVSAGTVGEVLDAVVVVHPELEKVVGVCTCLVDGVRADRGRVVGDGSVVEVLPPFAGG, encoded by the coding sequence GTGGCTGGTGTTGTGACGGTGCGGTATTGGGCTGCGGCTGCGGCTGCGGCGGGGTGTGACAGTGAGGTTGTTTCGGCGGGCACGGTGGGTGAGGTGTTGGATGCGGTGGTGGTGGTGCATCCGGAGTTGGAGAAGGTGGTGGGTGTATGTACGTGTTTGGTGGATGGTGTGAGGGCTGATCGTGGCCGGGTTGTGGGGGATGGTTCGGTGGTTGAGGTGCTTCCTCCGTTCGCGGGAGGGTGA
- the pstA gene encoding phosphate ABC transporter permease PstA, producing MSITADNVDARSSSRNSLSAGQLRPLGRYGILAAATMVGILAAVLLGWFDQGGLNVMEMFGLVTLTGLCYITAIAIVSTCIEGRRQAVDRIATACVITFFLLALIPLVSLLWTVTQQGLTRLDLAFFTESMRGVFGGGGGALHAVVGTFIVTAISTIISVPVGILAAIYLVEYGNNNRLSRALTFFVDVMTGIPSIVAGLFAYALFALLMGPGVRAGIIGAAALCILMIPIVVRNTEEMLRIVPNELREAAYALGVPKWLTIVKVVLRTAIAGIATGVTIAIARIIGETAPLLVTIGITTSVNWNPFSGRMAVLPVFSYYQYMNPGVPPQHYIDRAWTAALLLMIIVMALNLVARWVSHVFSPKAR from the coding sequence ATGTCCATCACTGCAGATAACGTCGACGCGCGCTCCAGCAGCAGAAATAGCCTCAGTGCAGGTCAGCTCAGGCCACTTGGGCGTTACGGCATTCTCGCTGCCGCCACCATGGTGGGAATACTCGCAGCCGTGTTGCTCGGGTGGTTTGACCAGGGTGGCCTCAATGTCATGGAGATGTTTGGGCTGGTTACTCTCACCGGTCTGTGCTACATCACTGCAATAGCGATCGTCTCTACCTGTATCGAGGGACGCCGGCAAGCTGTCGACCGCATTGCCACAGCGTGTGTCATTACATTCTTCCTGCTGGCGCTTATCCCCTTGGTTTCCCTGCTGTGGACCGTGACTCAGCAAGGTCTGACTCGACTGGATCTAGCCTTTTTCACTGAGTCGATGCGCGGTGTTTTCGGTGGTGGCGGCGGTGCACTCCATGCAGTGGTCGGAACCTTCATCGTTACTGCTATCTCCACGATTATTTCCGTACCTGTGGGGATCCTTGCTGCTATCTATCTTGTCGAATACGGAAATAACAACCGTCTGTCACGTGCATTAACGTTCTTTGTTGATGTCATGACCGGAATCCCCTCGATTGTTGCGGGACTTTTCGCCTACGCTCTTTTCGCCCTCTTGATGGGGCCAGGGGTTCGGGCTGGCATCATTGGTGCAGCTGCCTTGTGTATCCTCATGATCCCTATCGTGGTGCGCAATACTGAGGAGATGCTCAGAATTGTTCCCAATGAGCTTCGTGAAGCCGCATATGCGCTGGGTGTTCCTAAGTGGTTGACTATCGTAAAAGTGGTTCTCCGAACTGCGATTGCAGGTATAGCTACAGGTGTCACTATCGCTATTGCTCGTATTATTGGCGAAACGGCGCCTCTGCTTGTCACTATTGGAATTACGACTTCGGTTAACTGGAATCCATTTTCTGGCCGTATGGCGGTATTGCCAGTCTTCTCTTACTACCAGTATATGAATCCGGGTGTCCCTCCGCAGCATTATATTGATCGAGCGTGGACTGCGGCTCTTCTTCTTATGATTATTGTGATGGCCCTTAATTTAGTTGCTCGTTGGGTCTCTCACGTATTCTCCCCTAAGGCCCGCTGA
- the pstB gene encoding phosphate ABC transporter ATP-binding protein PstB produces the protein MSYAIEVSNLNIYYSKFLAVHDVNVNIDARAVTALIGPSGCGKSTFLRSLNRMHEAIPGAYCEGQVLVDGENLYGKGVDPVSVRRKVGMVFQKPTPFPTMSIYDNVLAGYRLNNRRLSKADADDLVEESLRGANLWTEVKDRLGRSGAGLSGGQQQRLCIARTIAVKPDIVLMDEPCSALDPISTLAVEDLMHELKENYTIVIVTHNMQQAARVSDKTGFFNLVGVGQGGHLVEFDDTQKVFNNPAHKETEDYVSGRFG, from the coding sequence GTGTCATATGCCATCGAGGTTTCTAACCTAAATATCTACTACTCAAAGTTCCTCGCTGTTCATGATGTCAATGTCAATATTGATGCTCGTGCAGTGACTGCTCTCATTGGCCCTTCGGGATGCGGTAAGTCGACCTTTTTGCGATCGCTTAACCGCATGCATGAGGCTATTCCGGGGGCTTACTGTGAAGGTCAGGTTCTTGTCGATGGGGAGAATCTCTACGGCAAGGGAGTTGATCCGGTTTCTGTGCGCCGCAAAGTCGGCATGGTTTTCCAGAAGCCTACGCCGTTTCCCACAATGTCTATTTATGACAATGTGCTTGCTGGGTATCGACTGAATAATCGACGCCTATCTAAAGCGGATGCAGATGATTTGGTTGAGGAATCTTTGCGTGGCGCGAACTTGTGGACCGAGGTGAAGGACCGTCTGGGGCGTTCTGGTGCAGGACTTTCAGGTGGTCAACAACAGCGTCTTTGTATTGCGCGAACTATTGCAGTTAAGCCGGATATTGTTCTGATGGATGAGCCTTGTTCTGCTTTGGATCCTATTTCCACTCTTGCTGTTGAAGATTTAATGCATGAGTTGAAGGAAAACTACACGATCGTTATCGTCACGCATAACATGCAGCAAGCTGCGCGTGTGAGTGATAAGACGGGGTTTTTTAACCTAGTTGGTGTTGGGCAGGGTGGTCATTTAGTGGAGTTCGATGACACGCAGAAAGTCTTCAATAATCCAGCGCATAAAGAGACTGAAGATTACGTATCGGGGCGCTTCGGATAA
- a CDS encoding RNA degradosome polyphosphate kinase, translating into MSNDTSSPAPTNETTTVPTSVAPRRAPEPRFIPLPQHNTTEEEFPTDRFLDREISWLAFNERVMQMAEDTTVPLLERVNFLSIFASNLDEFFMVRVAGLKRRIATGLAVRSASGLEPRELLDRIHTVSSELQQRHAHLYIDEIQPALAAEGITMAHWADLANDERAHLTQWFDATVFPVLTPLAVDPSHPFPYISGLSLNMAVVLVNTETGNEHFARLKIPSLLPRLVPLDDEDNTPHSARFVPIEEIIAVHLDRLFPGMDVREHFTFRVTRNEDLEVEEDDAENLLTALEKELTRRRFGPPVRLEVEDGISEHVMALLTREMHIHPKEVLRLPAPLDLRGLRAIADLERTELKYPGFVPRSHPDLARVESSKAANMFTAIRAKDVLVQHPYDSFSTSVQAFIEQAAADPNVLAIRQTLYRTSGDSPIIDALIDAADDGKQVLAVVEIKARFDEQNNIDWARKLEHAGVHVVYGVVGLKTHCKLSQVVRREQSGLVRYCHIGTGNYHPKTARLYEDYGLFTKDPVIADDMTKLFNQLSGWAPATTYERLLVAPRTVRTGLLDHIGAQIERAENGLPAYVGIKVNSIVDEAVIDELYRASQAGVNVDVLVRGICSLRPGVEGMSENIRVRSIIGRFLEHSRVFLFGPRDERIAFIGSSDMMHRNLDRRVEALVRLSDPRHIEQTSALVELGMSDETASYHLGGDGRWTRHYNSPEGTPLVDMQARLIEEHSARRKRARTR; encoded by the coding sequence ATGAGCAATGACACCAGCTCCCCGGCCCCCACCAACGAAACCACAACCGTCCCCACCTCCGTGGCCCCCCGACGCGCCCCCGAACCCCGATTCATCCCCCTACCCCAGCACAACACCACCGAAGAAGAATTCCCCACCGACCGCTTCCTCGACCGCGAAATCAGCTGGCTCGCCTTTAACGAACGCGTCATGCAAATGGCCGAAGACACCACCGTGCCTCTACTAGAACGCGTCAACTTCCTATCCATCTTCGCCAGCAACCTCGACGAGTTCTTCATGGTCCGCGTCGCCGGACTCAAACGCCGCATCGCCACCGGACTAGCAGTGCGCTCCGCCTCTGGACTCGAACCCCGCGAACTCCTGGACCGCATCCACACCGTCAGCTCCGAACTACAACAACGCCACGCCCACCTCTACATCGACGAAATCCAACCCGCCCTGGCCGCCGAAGGCATCACCATGGCTCACTGGGCCGACCTCGCCAACGACGAACGCGCACACCTAACCCAATGGTTCGACGCCACGGTCTTCCCCGTCCTAACCCCCCTGGCCGTCGACCCCTCCCACCCCTTTCCCTACATCTCCGGCCTCTCCCTCAACATGGCCGTCGTACTCGTCAATACCGAAACAGGAAACGAACACTTCGCCCGCCTCAAAATCCCCTCCCTCCTACCCCGACTCGTCCCCCTCGACGACGAAGACAACACCCCCCACAGCGCCCGCTTCGTCCCCATCGAAGAAATCATCGCCGTCCACCTTGACCGCCTCTTCCCCGGCATGGACGTCCGCGAACACTTCACCTTCCGTGTCACCCGCAACGAAGACCTCGAAGTCGAAGAAGACGACGCCGAAAACCTCCTCACCGCACTCGAAAAAGAACTCACCCGCCGACGCTTCGGACCACCCGTACGACTCGAAGTCGAAGACGGCATTAGCGAACACGTCATGGCGCTACTCACCCGCGAAATGCACATCCACCCCAAAGAAGTCCTACGCCTTCCCGCCCCCCTAGACCTACGCGGCCTACGCGCCATCGCCGACCTGGAACGCACCGAACTCAAATACCCCGGATTCGTCCCCCGCAGTCACCCCGACCTCGCCCGCGTTGAATCCAGCAAAGCCGCAAACATGTTCACGGCCATCCGCGCCAAAGACGTCCTCGTCCAACACCCCTACGACTCCTTCTCCACCTCAGTACAAGCCTTCATCGAACAAGCCGCAGCCGACCCCAACGTCCTAGCCATACGCCAAACCCTCTACCGAACCAGCGGCGACTCACCCATCATCGACGCCCTCATCGATGCCGCCGACGACGGCAAACAAGTCCTAGCAGTAGTCGAGATCAAAGCCCGCTTCGATGAACAAAACAACATCGACTGGGCCCGCAAACTCGAACACGCAGGAGTCCACGTCGTCTACGGCGTCGTCGGTCTCAAAACACACTGCAAACTCTCCCAAGTAGTCCGCCGCGAACAATCAGGCCTCGTCCGGTACTGCCACATCGGCACCGGCAACTACCACCCCAAAACCGCCCGCCTCTACGAGGACTACGGCCTCTTCACCAAAGACCCGGTCATCGCCGACGACATGACCAAACTCTTCAACCAACTCTCCGGATGGGCCCCAGCAACCACCTACGAACGACTCCTCGTCGCCCCCCGCACCGTACGCACCGGCCTGCTGGACCACATCGGCGCCCAAATCGAACGAGCCGAAAACGGCCTCCCCGCCTACGTCGGCATCAAAGTGAACTCCATCGTCGACGAAGCCGTCATCGACGAGCTCTACCGCGCAAGCCAAGCAGGAGTCAACGTTGACGTTCTCGTACGCGGCATTTGCTCCCTAAGACCCGGTGTCGAAGGCATGAGCGAAAACATCCGCGTCCGCTCCATCATCGGTAGATTCCTCGAACACTCCCGCGTATTCCTCTTCGGCCCCCGCGACGAACGCATCGCTTTCATCGGCAGCTCCGACATGATGCACCGCAACCTCGACCGACGAGTCGAAGCACTAGTACGCCTATCTGACCCCCGACACATCGAACAAACATCAGCACTCGTCGAACTCGGTATGAGCGACGAAACAGCCAGCTATCACCTCGGCGGCGACGGACGCTGGACACGCCACTACAACTCCCCCGAAGGTACCCCCCTGGTCGACATGCAAGCACGCCTCATCGAAGAACACAGCGCCCGCCGCAAACGAGCACGCACACGATGA
- the treZ gene encoding malto-oligosyltrehalose trehalohydrolase translates to MTHEPTSIASLNLPIDLSAKLPENPENKADIGEDISDIRMRTFEVWAPNASESVDLVLRGERVPMQRNTTEGSYAHMWSVRAQAAAGEMYGFVIDDGQARLDPRGLRLPDGPHGLSLVYDHNFTWTDTDWSGVELDRAVFYEMHVGTFTPGRTFDAAIERLDHLVDLGVDIVEVMPIASFPGDYGWGYDGVAPYAVHEPYGGPDGFKRFVDAAHARGLGVCLDVVYNHLGPDGNYLGEFGPYFTDKHHTPWGWALNTDGPNSDAVRRYIIDNATMWLRDFHVDALRLDAVHEIHDERAMPLLEELSTAVDQLSQELGRPLLLIAESDRNDPATVTPRTHGGLGIAGQWADDVHHALHVALTGETQGYYGDFAGPHWLPRAMRRPFRHDGCWSSFRGRTHGRPIDTTTVSGEAFIVSLQTHDQVGNRATGDRLCATIGHDRLRLGAALLLTSPYTPMLFMGEEWGASTPWQYFTDHVDEELQEAVRQGRRQEFAAHGWDEAQVPDPGAYSTLENSTLNWDERSNGEHESLLRWYKALLALRSSRQELRAGNLADVTITGPDGTPIGRGHGPATTNAPTPQDADTTTALEHARHSGPGAFVVHRGSHRIAVNLGAQTITLPLKLDNINAATILLASDPTICLTEDTVTLKPDGVVVVGPAV, encoded by the coding sequence ATGACACACGAACCCACCTCAATCGCTTCCCTGAACCTTCCCATCGACCTGTCTGCGAAACTCCCGGAGAACCCGGAGAACAAGGCCGACATCGGCGAGGACATCTCCGACATACGCATGCGCACATTCGAAGTATGGGCACCCAACGCCTCAGAAAGCGTTGACCTCGTGCTACGAGGCGAGCGCGTACCAATGCAACGCAACACCACCGAAGGCTCCTACGCACACATGTGGTCAGTGCGCGCCCAAGCAGCCGCGGGAGAAATGTACGGATTCGTCATTGATGATGGACAAGCGCGCCTAGATCCCCGAGGACTACGCCTCCCCGATGGACCCCACGGCCTATCCCTGGTCTACGACCACAACTTCACCTGGACAGACACCGACTGGTCCGGAGTCGAACTAGACCGCGCTGTCTTCTACGAAATGCACGTCGGTACATTCACCCCCGGACGCACCTTTGACGCAGCCATCGAACGCCTCGATCACCTAGTCGACCTGGGCGTAGACATCGTCGAAGTCATGCCCATAGCCTCATTCCCCGGCGACTACGGATGGGGATACGACGGCGTGGCCCCCTACGCAGTACACGAACCCTACGGCGGCCCAGACGGATTCAAACGATTCGTCGACGCAGCCCACGCACGCGGCCTGGGAGTGTGCCTCGACGTCGTCTACAACCATCTCGGCCCAGACGGCAACTACCTCGGCGAATTCGGCCCCTACTTCACCGACAAACACCACACCCCATGGGGATGGGCCCTCAACACCGACGGTCCCAACTCCGATGCAGTACGCCGATACATCATCGACAACGCAACCATGTGGCTACGCGACTTCCACGTCGACGCTCTACGCCTCGACGCAGTCCACGAAATCCACGACGAACGAGCCATGCCCCTCCTGGAAGAGCTCTCCACAGCCGTGGACCAGCTCTCCCAAGAACTAGGCCGCCCCCTACTACTCATCGCCGAAAGCGACCGCAACGACCCTGCCACCGTCACCCCCCGAACCCACGGAGGACTCGGGATAGCCGGGCAATGGGCTGACGATGTCCACCACGCCCTCCACGTCGCCCTCACTGGAGAAACACAGGGATACTACGGCGACTTCGCTGGGCCCCACTGGCTACCCCGCGCCATGCGCCGACCCTTCCGCCACGACGGCTGCTGGTCCTCCTTCCGCGGACGCACCCACGGACGCCCTATCGACACCACAACCGTTTCTGGCGAAGCGTTCATCGTCTCCCTCCAAACCCACGACCAGGTTGGCAACCGCGCCACCGGAGATCGGCTCTGCGCCACCATCGGTCACGACCGCCTCCGCCTGGGCGCAGCCCTACTACTGACCAGCCCCTACACACCCATGCTGTTCATGGGCGAAGAATGGGGCGCCTCCACCCCGTGGCAATACTTCACCGACCACGTCGACGAAGAACTCCAAGAAGCAGTCCGCCAAGGACGCCGCCAAGAATTCGCCGCCCACGGATGGGACGAAGCACAAGTCCCCGACCCTGGCGCATACTCCACCCTGGAAAACTCCACCCTGAACTGGGACGAACGCAGCAACGGCGAACACGAATCCCTGCTCCGCTGGTACAAAGCACTACTGGCCCTTAGGAGCAGCCGCCAAGAACTACGCGCCGGAAACCTCGCCGACGTCACCATCACTGGCCCCGACGGCACCCCCATCGGCCGCGGCCACGGACCAGCCACAACCAATGCCCCCACACCCCAAGACGCTGACACCACCACTGCCCTAGAACACGCCCGCCACAGCGGCCCAGGCGCCTTCGTCGTACACCGAGGTAGCCACCGCATCGCCGTCAACCTTGGCGCCCAGACCATTACCCTCCCACTCAAACTCGATAACATCAACGCAGCCACCATCCTGTTGGCTTCGGATCCAACCATCTGCCTCACCGAGGACACCGTCACCCTCAAACCTGACGGCGTAGTGGTGGTCGGCCCGGCAGTCTGA
- the pstC gene encoding phosphate ABC transporter permease subunit PstC translates to MTTHTAGPAKAVTRPGDRIFAGLSLGSGWAILAILAGVATFLIWQALPAVTASPKDVRGGHGLIAYIAPLLFGTIVSATIAILIAVPLSVGISLFISHYAPRRLAVFLGYLIDLLAAVPSLVYGLWGLSVLAPATVPLGMWLGKNFGWIPFFAGTPSATGRTMFTVGVVLAVMILPIMTATMREIFLQTPRLHEEAALALGATRWEMIRMAVFPFGRSGMVSATMLGLGRALGETMAVAMILSPSVDYTARILTSSNPGTIAADIALNFPEVSGLDSNTLVAAGLALFALTLTVNTFARWVVSRKSKFSGAN, encoded by the coding sequence GTGACCACGCATACAGCGGGACCTGCCAAAGCTGTCACGCGACCCGGCGACAGGATCTTCGCAGGCCTATCTCTGGGCTCCGGTTGGGCGATCCTGGCCATCCTCGCTGGGGTGGCAACATTCTTGATCTGGCAAGCTTTGCCTGCCGTCACTGCCTCTCCTAAAGATGTGCGCGGAGGCCATGGCCTCATCGCCTACATCGCGCCTCTCCTGTTCGGCACCATCGTTTCAGCGACCATTGCCATCCTCATCGCAGTTCCCTTGTCAGTGGGAATTTCTCTCTTTATCTCTCACTATGCCCCGAGACGCCTCGCCGTTTTCCTGGGATATCTCATCGATCTACTCGCAGCTGTCCCTAGCCTTGTGTACGGCCTATGGGGCCTATCAGTTCTGGCCCCAGCTACCGTCCCGCTAGGCATGTGGCTGGGCAAAAATTTCGGCTGGATACCTTTCTTTGCAGGAACTCCCAGCGCTACGGGCCGCACCATGTTCACCGTTGGGGTTGTTTTGGCAGTCATGATCTTGCCGATCATGACCGCCACCATGCGGGAAATCTTTCTCCAAACCCCCCGACTGCATGAGGAGGCAGCGCTAGCTCTGGGGGCTACCCGCTGGGAAATGATCCGGATGGCTGTGTTCCCCTTCGGGCGTTCTGGCATGGTTTCGGCCACGATGCTCGGCCTGGGACGCGCATTGGGCGAAACCATGGCGGTTGCCATGATTCTTTCTCCCAGCGTCGACTACACCGCTCGTATCCTCACTTCTTCGAATCCCGGCACCATCGCAGCTGACATCGCACTTAACTTCCCTGAAGTCAGTGGGTTGGATTCCAACACTCTCGTTGCAGCTGGGCTTGCGCTTTTCGCTCTCACTTTGACTGTCAATACGTTTGCTCGTTGGGTTGTATCTCGTAAGAGCAAGTTCTCAGGAGCCAATTGA
- a CDS encoding NUDIX hydrolase, whose product MSKNTTIRAAGTIPWRKSPDGIEVALVHRPHHNDWSWPKGHLDPGERSPIAAIRETHEETGLNIRLGVPLPTTQYTVNTRPKTVDYWSATITGGTGKLLHEVDEVAWLSIPEALTTLTYERDQIPLLELQRHHHENTLATAPLIFVRHALAVPRKQWRKHDQRRPLSKDGLAQAKTLPPLLQAYNVHRLVSSSSERCATTFHWASKKLTIPIRQTDRLTEEGFAAHPKAARRCVDKLTDWIRKKGLGAALCTHGPLIETLLTCLAHDAPDKDTAHVLLEAAHNGMDKGEAIAIHLAVNASDRHIVAVRRHRV is encoded by the coding sequence ATGAGCAAAAACACCACCATCCGCGCCGCAGGCACCATCCCCTGGCGCAAAAGCCCAGACGGTATCGAAGTCGCCTTGGTCCACCGACCCCACCACAACGACTGGAGCTGGCCCAAAGGACACCTCGACCCAGGCGAACGCAGCCCCATCGCGGCCATCCGCGAAACCCACGAAGAAACCGGACTCAACATCCGGCTCGGCGTGCCTCTCCCCACAACCCAATACACCGTCAACACCAGACCCAAAACCGTCGACTACTGGAGCGCAACCATCACCGGAGGCACAGGCAAACTCCTCCACGAAGTTGACGAAGTCGCATGGCTATCCATCCCCGAAGCACTTACCACCCTCACCTACGAACGCGACCAGATCCCTCTCCTAGAGCTCCAACGCCATCACCACGAAAACACCCTGGCCACTGCACCACTGATCTTCGTACGCCACGCGCTAGCCGTACCACGAAAACAATGGCGCAAACACGACCAACGGCGCCCTCTAAGCAAAGACGGACTCGCCCAAGCCAAAACACTGCCCCCACTCCTGCAGGCCTACAACGTGCATCGACTAGTCAGCTCATCCAGCGAACGCTGTGCCACCACATTCCACTGGGCCTCAAAGAAACTCACAATTCCGATACGGCAAACAGATCGGCTCACTGAAGAAGGGTTCGCTGCCCACCCCAAAGCAGCCCGCCGCTGTGTGGACAAACTCACCGACTGGATACGTAAAAAAGGCCTAGGAGCAGCGCTATGCACTCACGGGCCCCTCATTGAGACTCTCCTGACCTGCCTGGCCCACGATGCACCCGATAAAGACACTGCCCATGTGCTCCTTGAAGCAGCACACAACGGAATGGACAAAGGCGAAGCAATCGCGATTCACCTGGCAGTGAATGCATCAGATCGCCACATTGTTGCCGTCCGGCGACACCGCGTCTGA
- the pstS gene encoding phosphate ABC transporter substrate-binding protein PstS — protein MHTPTHSHQRGTLEVKFAHLRRTLAVTTLIALAATVAACSVNGSKATSGNGAGVSGSIAGAGASSQQAAVAAWKVGFESDNPNSTINYDPVGSGGGRTQFLNGGVQFAGSDAYLKKEELAKVTNACARGELIEAPVYISPIAVAYRISGITDLQLSAPVIADIFSGNITKWNDPKIIADNPGKTMPDLTITPVHRSDESGTTQNFTDYLNKAAPQQWPHKPHGSWPLKGGEAAKGTAGVVQAIKAGDGTIGYADESQVADLGKAKVKVGSEYVTISAEAATKIIDSSPVAAGRPQYSHALDIKRDTTEAGNYPIVLTSYALACTKYKDKQTAELVKSWLTYIFSEDGQKAAQQSAGSAPISNKTREAAMKGINAITTAN, from the coding sequence GTGCATACACCGACCCACAGCCATCAGAGAGGCACCCTCGAAGTGAAATTCGCCCACCTTCGCCGCACCCTCGCCGTGACAACGCTCATTGCCTTAGCTGCCACTGTGGCCGCATGCAGCGTAAACGGGTCGAAAGCGACAAGCGGGAACGGCGCAGGTGTCAGCGGCAGCATCGCTGGTGCCGGAGCCAGCTCCCAACAAGCAGCTGTTGCCGCATGGAAAGTTGGATTCGAAAGCGACAACCCCAACTCCACCATCAACTACGATCCAGTTGGATCCGGTGGTGGGCGAACCCAGTTTCTTAACGGTGGAGTTCAATTCGCTGGCTCAGACGCCTACCTAAAAAAAGAAGAGCTCGCCAAAGTCACCAACGCATGCGCGCGAGGCGAACTCATCGAAGCGCCGGTCTACATCTCACCCATCGCTGTTGCCTACCGGATCTCAGGCATTACTGACCTGCAACTGTCCGCCCCCGTCATTGCTGACATCTTCTCTGGCAACATCACCAAATGGAACGACCCCAAGATCATCGCCGACAACCCCGGCAAAACCATGCCCGACTTAACCATCACCCCTGTGCACCGCTCCGATGAGTCAGGCACCACCCAAAACTTCACCGACTACCTCAACAAAGCCGCCCCCCAACAATGGCCACACAAACCCCACGGCAGCTGGCCCCTCAAAGGCGGCGAAGCAGCCAAAGGAACCGCTGGCGTCGTACAAGCCATCAAAGCTGGTGACGGAACCATCGGCTATGCCGACGAATCACAAGTCGCGGACCTAGGGAAAGCCAAAGTGAAAGTCGGCAGCGAATACGTCACCATCTCGGCCGAAGCCGCAACCAAAATCATCGACAGCTCACCCGTGGCAGCCGGACGTCCCCAGTACTCCCACGCACTCGACATCAAACGAGACACCACCGAGGCCGGGAACTATCCCATCGTGCTCACCTCGTACGCCCTGGCCTGCACCAAATACAAAGACAAACAAACAGCCGAGCTCGTCAAAAGCTGGCTCACCTACATCTTCTCCGAAGACGGACAAAAAGCTGCTCAACAGTCCGCCGGGTCAGCCCCCATCTCTAACAAAACCCGCGAAGCAGCCATGAAAGGTATCAACGCGATTACCACCGCGAATTGA